The Lepus europaeus isolate LE1 chromosome 21, mLepTim1.pri, whole genome shotgun sequence genome has a window encoding:
- the ACHE gene encoding acetylcholinesterase → MRPPWGPLRSPSLAFLLLWLLGGGAGAEGREDPELLVTVRGGRLRGLRLKAPGGPVSAFLGIPFGEPPVGPRRFLPPEPKRPWAGVLDATAFQSVCYQYVDTLYPGFEGTEMWNPNRELSEDCLYLNVWTPYPRPRSPTPVLVWIYGGGFYSGASSLDVYDGRFLAQAEGTVLVSMNYRVGAFGFLALPGSREAPGNVGLLDQRLALQWVQENVAAFGGDPASVTLFGESAGAASVGLHLLSPPSRGLFHRAVLQSGAPNGPWATVGVGEARRRATLLARLVGCPPGGAGGNDTELVACLRTRPAQDLVDHEWHVLPQESIFRFSFVPVVDGDFLSDTPEALINAGDFQGLQVLVGVVKDEGTYFLVYGAPGFSKDNESLISRAQFLAGVRVGVPQASDLAAEAVVLHYTDWLHPEDPARLRDALSDVVGDHNVVCPMAQLAGRLAAQGARVYAYVFEHRASTLSWPLWMGVPHGYEIEFIFGLPLEPSLNYTEEERIFAQRLMRYWANFARTGDPNEPRDAKAPQWPPYTAGAQQYVSLNLRPLEVRRGLRAQACAFWNRFLPKLLSATDTLDEAERQWKAEFHRWSSYMVHWKNQFDHYSKQDRCSDL, encoded by the exons ATGAGGCCCCCATGGGGTCCCCTGCGCTCGCCCTCCCTGGCCTTTCTGCTCCTctggctgctgggaggaggggcaggggctgagggCCGGGAGGACCCGGAGCTGCTGGTGACGGTTCGCGGGGGCCGGCTGCGCGGCCTCCGTCTGAAAGCCCCCGGGGGCCCGGTCTCCGCGTTCCTGGGCATCCCCTTCGGGGAGCCACCGGTGGGCCCCCGGCGCTTTCTGCCCCCGGAGCCCAAGAGGCCCTGGGCCGGGGTGCTGGACGCCACAGCCTTCCAGAGCGTCTGCTACCAATACGTGGACACCCTGTACCCCGGCTTTGAGGGCACTGAGATGTGGAACCCCAACCGTGAGCTGAGCGAGGACTGTCTGTACCTCAATGTGTGGACACCATACCCCCGGCCCCGGTCACCCACGCCCGTCCTGGTCTGGATCTACGGGGGCGGCTTCTACAGCGGCGCCTCCTCCCTGGACGTGTACGACGGCCGCTTCCTGGCCCAGGCCGAAGGCACAGTGCTGGTGTCCATGAACTACCGGGTGGGAGCCTTTGGTTTCCTGGCCCTGCCGGGCAGCCGAGAGGCCCCGGGCAATGTGGGCCTGCTGGatcagaggctggcgctgcaaTGGGTGCAGGAGAATGTGGCAGCCTTTGGAGGGGACCCAGCGTCAGTGACGCTGTTTGGGGAGAGCGCGGGCGCCGCCTCGgtgggcctgcacctgctgtccccgCCCAGCCGGGGCCTGTTCCACCGGGCCGTGCTGCAGAGTGGCGCCCCCAACGGGCCCTGGGCCACGGTGGGCGTGGGAGAGGCCCGCCGCAGGGCCACGCTGCTGGCCCGCCTGGTAGGCTGCCCCCCAGGCGGCGCCGGTGGCAACGACACAGAGCTGGTGGCCTGCCTGCGGACACGGCCGGCTCAGGACCTGGTGGACCATGAGTGGCACGTGCTGCCCCAAGAAAGCATCTTCCGCTTTTCCTTCGTGCCCGTGGTGGACGGAGACTTCCTTAGTGACACCCCCGAGGCGCTCATCAACGCCGGAGACTTCCAGGGCCTGCAG GTGCTGGTGGGTGTGGTGAAGGATGAGGGTACCTATTTTCTGGTTTACGGGGCCCCGGGCTTCAGCAAAGACAACGAATCTCTCATCAGCCGGGCCCAGTTCCTGGCTGGGGTGCGGGTCGGGGTCCCCCAGGCCAGCGACCTGGCGGCCGAGGCCGTGGTCCTGCATTACACAGACTGGCTGCACCCTGAGGACCCGGCCCGGCTGAGGGATGCCCTGAGCGACGTGGTGGGCGACCACAACGTCGTGTGCCCCATGGCCCAGCTGGCTGGGCGACTGGCCGCCCAGGGCGCCCGGGTCTATGCCTACGTCTTTGAGCAccgggcttccacgctctcctgGCCGCTCTGGATGGGCGTGCCCCACGGCTACGAGATCGAGTTTATCTTCGGGCTGCCCTTGGAACCCTCGCTGAACTACACCGAGGAAGAGAGGATCTTTGCCCAGAGATTGATGAGATACTGGGCCAACTTTGCACGCACAGG GGACCCGAACGAGCCCCGAGACGCCAAGGCCCCGCAGTGGCCGCCCTACACGGCGGGGGCTCAGCAGTACGTGAGCCTGAACCTGCGGCCGCTGGAGGTGCGGAGGGGGCTGCGCGCCCAGGCCTGCGCTTTCTGGAACCGCTTCCTGCCCAAACTGCTCAGCGCCACCG ACACGCTGGACGAGGCGGAGCGCCAGTGGAAGGCGGAGTTCCACCGCTGGAGCTCCTACATGGTGCACTGGAAGAACCAGTTCGACCATTACAGCAAGCAGGACCGCTGCTCGGACCTGTGA
- the UFSP1 gene encoding inactive Ufm1-specific protease 1, with protein MRRAEPPTPARAPRGGARACAVRRAGPAVHCGRVPVVPRARRSRTSPAARGSPWSCPRAAGRTRLPRPPPALEPLRDVHRGLAPPCCGPGRLAVVSGHYLYYHYGCDGLDDRGWGCGYRTLQTLCSWPLGQPAGVPGLRALQAALEDMGDKPPGFRGSRDWIGCVEASLCLQHFGGPQGRLCHVPRGAGLEGELERLYSHFAGGGGPVMVGGDADARAKALLGVCLGPGTEAHVLVLDPHCWGAPKSPAELQAAGWVGWREVPAAFDPRSFYNLCYTSRDSAPEARRGLD; from the exons ATGCGTCGGgccgagccccccacccccgcg CGGGCTCCGCGGGGCGGGGCTCGCGCCTGCGCGGTGAGGCGAGCGGGCCCCGCGGTGCATTGTGGGCGCGTTCCCGTGGTGCCGCGCGCCCGGCGCTCCCGCACCTCGCCCGCGGCCCGGGGTTCTCCGTGGAGCTGTCCCCGCGCCGCCGGAAGGACGCGCCTGCCTCGGCCGCCGCCGGCCCTGGAGCCGCTGCGGGACGTGCACCGGGGCCTGGCCCCGCCATGCTGCGGCCCCGGCCGCCTGGCCGTCGTCTCGGGCCACTATCTCTACTACCACTACGGCTGCGACGGGCTGGACGACCGCGGCTGGGGCTGCGGCTACCGCACTCTGCAGACGCTGTGCTCCTGGCCGCTCGGCcagcccgcgggcgtgcccgggCTGCGCGCCCTGCAGGCGGCCCTGGAGGACATGGGCGACAAGCCCCCCGGCTTCCGCGGCTCCCGGGACTGGATCGGCTGCGTAGAGGCCAGCCTGTGCCTCCAGCACTTCGGTGGGCCTCAGGGGCGCCTGTGCCACGTGCCCCGTGGCGCGGGACTTGAGGGGGAGCTGGAGAGACTCTACTCCCACTTCGCAGGAGGAGGGGGCCCCGTCATGGTCGGGGGAGACGCGGACGCCCGCGCCAAGGCCCTGCTGGGAGTGTGCCTGGGGCCAGGCACGGAAGCCCACGTCCTGGTGTTGGACCCGCACTGCTGGGGCGCTCCAAAGAGCCCCGCGGAGCTGCAGGCTGCCGGGTGGGTGGGCTGGCGAGAGGTGCCCGCGGCCTTCGACCCCCGCTCCTTCTACAACCTGTGCTACACCAGCCGGGACTCCGCCCCGGAGGCGCGGCGCGGCCTGGACTGA